The DNA region ATATCAGCtttgaaaaaaaatctttaGTTATCAACATCTTATTAAgcgaaaaatgggaaaaaattagcatttcaatgtatttttaatcggctttttcgtcataacttgcCCAAAAATGGCtgcacagctaaaataaagactgtttggtgctgctaataaacatagctaactatgtctatccctcctttttcgatatttgaaaaaataaaatttgtcaaatttttgcatattcgataaggggtaccatcatcaaaatttgcgaaaaatggcaaaaaataagcatttcaatgtatgtacatggatcgatagggaattttgttacgaattcaacgaggtatggcattccacatttggacaactactttcactgctatcgaaaaaaaacggattattttttatcaaaatatcgaaaaaaaaagtaaaaaatcggatatttttaaacggctttttcgtcataacttgcCCAAAAATGGCtgcacagctaaaataaagactgttttgtgctgctaataaacatagctaactatgtatATCCctttgcgaaaaatggcacaaaataagcatttcaatgtatgtacatggatcgatagggaattttgttacgaattcaacgaggtatggcattccacatttggacaactactttcactgctatcgaaaaaaaacggattattttttatcaaaacatcgaaaaaaaaagtaaaaaatcggatatttttaaacggctttttcgtcataacttgcCCAAAAATGGCtgcacagctaaaataaagactgtttggtgctgctaataaacatagctaactatgtctatccctcctttttcgatatttgaaaaaattaaatttgtcaaatttttgcatatttgataaggggtaccatcatcaaaattagcgaaaaatggcaaaaaattagcatttcaatgtatgtacaaggatcgatagggaattttgttacgaattcaacgaggtatggcattccacttttggacaactattttcactgctatcgaacaaaaactgattattttttatcaaaaaatcgaaaaaaaaatgttgtaagaaatcagatatttttaatcggcgttttcgtcataaattgaccaaaaatggccgcacagctaaaataatgACTGTTTggtgctgctaataaacatagctaactatgtctatccctcctttttcgatatttgaaaaaataaaatttgtcaaatttttgcatattcgataaggggtaccatcatcaaaattagcgaaatatggcaaaaaattagcatttcaatgtatgtacatggatcgatagggaattttgttacgaattcaacgaggtatgtcattccacttttggacaactttTTCActgctataaaaaaaaaactgattattttttatcaaaaaatagaaaaaaaagtacttttatttataagtgCCCATTTTTACAAGCCAACTTCTAAAGTGAAGAGGCAACTAGAATTCTTAGAATTTTATTATCTTTTATAATCTGCAAGTGATTAATACATTTCGCAATTCGACATTTGCGAATTGTATGGCTTAACTGATAATAACTGATAATAATTTGATGTGAGCGccaaaaactaattaaatgtGCATCTGCATTTAAAGTGAACTGTATTCCTGGTACGCCCCTTAATTAATAACACTATAAATTATCTAACGAAAATTATCAGTGAATTCTTGAAGTAAGTCACTTATTTATTAGCTTTCACTAGCaatataacgaaaataaaaaatttataattttaaatttcaaacttagatatatgaatatatattttaaatgattcGGTAGGTCTTTACTTTATACgggtaaaatattttaagtttattattaagTAGATTTTGGGGGATATCATTGATTCCTTCTATGTGACGAGCTTCCACAAGACTTGACGATAACAAAGGCTGCATTAAAAACTACCCATGATAGCTGCTGGATCATAAATATTAGTAATCTTATTGCTGGCATGGGTGGTATAAAAGCCAAATCTGGGTCTTTGGGCGCCACACTCTTGTCCAGTTCTCCAAGTTCTTCAGTTCTCCAAATGTCGTTCAAGGCCGTCCATGTTTTGCTGGCCATCGGCGCCGTCATCGTGGCTGGCGTGCCCACTCCCGTCGAGATCGAGGGGGAGTCCTCGCTGGTGCTGCGCCTGCTCAGCTCTCCGACCATGCGATCGGATCTGTTCAACATCGATTGCGTGGAATACTACAGCCCGCTCCTCAAGGGCCACGTGGACAAGTACAACGATGACTTTGCCGCGTGCAAGGCCTCCTACGACGGTTCCTTCGCCCTGATCGACTCCAGTTTCGGAAGTGCCCGCGACGAGCTGGCCGGATCCGTGAAAGACACCTGCGTTTCCCTGATGACCTGCGATGGCCAGACCTCGAACTCCGAAGCCTTCGGCTGCCTGGCCTCTGGGGTGAGTGATCCGTAGAATATATGCCATGGGTAGGATGGCACTTATAGGTGGTTTACAGATTAACCAGGACAAATCTCTGTTCTTCCACACATACTCACATTACTCACATAGACATTAGAAAGTGTATTTATAGTGTTTTCTATAATATCCCCACCCAATCGCAGGGACCTTCGGCATCCAAGCAACTGGAGCAAGCTTCCTACAAGGCATCTGATAACCAAACCAGCCTGCTCACCCAAGTGTCCGAAATCAAGGAAACGGAAACCAGATGCCAAATAGAAGCCCACCGAACCTATAACACCAACCATGGTGAGTGCTACGACGACATGATCGCCTGTCTAGGTGATCCCAACTGGGAGTTTCCCAGCACGAACTACGTGCTCTAAGACTCGACTCAAGATTCAGATTCGCCCGAGCACCCTGTATATGCGATCTATGATCGCTGTAAATAAAAGACTTTGAGTGAATATCAATAATTTTGAAACGATTAAATTGTATGCCTCTGAGGCTATCTAAAGGGGTGTTCGACTTATTTATGACCAGCTCAATATGAAGGTGTTTGTCCAAAGCGGTGAGGTTTTTGGAAGCAAAACATGAGCTTATCAACTCTCGGTTAACATGGCCATCCATTGTTATAGTTATAGTTATCTGTAACAGAAAATACATTTCATTAATGTGTAATTAAAGAGATATTGATGAAAGGGTACTTGGCTGTATAAATACGGCTGGGTGTCACATCCATTGCCAAGTAAGCTGGCCAAGATGTTCCCGAAACAAGCCAAGATCCTCGTCTTCTGCCTCTCACTGGGCCTCTCGCTGGCGATGAAGCTGCAGATTCCCTTCAGACCAGACGCCCACATCCAGGAGTTGCAGGTGCAGAGCAGGGAGCTGGCCGAAGTCCACTCGGATCGCTCCACGCAGTGCTTCTTGATTTACAAGCCCAAATTGGCCAAAATCGCGGATGAGTTCGAAACTAACTTTGCGGCTTGCATCTCGGCATATGACAATTCCACAGCCCTGATCAACGAAAAGTATGCCGAGGATCGCCAGATCATCCTGAGGTCCGCCAACATCGGTTGCTCCTATCCCAACTCCAATTGCCAGGTCTGGACAGCAGAACAGCAGGCGCTGGACACCGTGGTCTCCCGCCTCGACTGCGCCGCCATCAATTCGGCCGACAGCTCCAAGACCTTCTACGGCATTTCGGCCAATGCCACGCAGATTGCAGTGGAGATCCAGGGGGAATATACCCTCATAGAAAGCCGGAGGACAGTTTGCCTCAACGACGCAGATCGCACTTACGTGGAGGACACCTCCAAGACCTACGACCTTTTGAACGACTGCCTCAAGAACGGAATCCCAACCACCACTTGTGAGCCTCTTACTACTACTACACCAGCTGTGGAGAAAACAACTGCATAAGTTTTACACTAAAAAAAATTcgattaataaatattaagcaACGCAAATCTCTGTTTTACTCAAATAATTAGAAATGCAAGCAATTTACTACGGAGCTCATTTACCTAAAAAAATGTTAGGATAGGAAAAACATGGAGTTGCCAAATTTCTAGTGAAATCATGACAGTACTTTTCTCTTAATTCAAGGGGAAAATTTTATACTTAATTGTTATGGAATTTTCATTGATCACTTGTGATTTTGGTGCAAGATTGAGCCATTTGATCtgatacaaatatttatatcacCAAGGAACACTGAAGTAGCACAGATGTATGTCATAGTAATTTTAAGAAATGttattctattttttatttttcacactCTTGGAAGGGGAGTCGGAAGTTTTCAACATCTGTCAATTTTTCAATCTGTTTCAACTATAACTATTATTTGAGTTTATGGAGTATATGCATAAAGCTCTTCCAGAAAACTTCTCTCCATTTCTGGTAGTATATAAGTCGGATCAAGCTACTTATTGATTAATCGAAAAATTAgttgaaaattaataaaaatacatttttgacCCCAtataatttctgtttttattttatcaaacCGGACGATTTTAATATAGCTGCCGTAAGAGCAGTCTGATTAAttaagaatatttaaaatttttttttttatcataaaATGTTCTTGTTTGGTAttcatttgtttaaaaaatgtacattGCATACGTTTTCTTGAGTTTATTGTACAAATTGCACTTTTCCCCTAAGCAaaagaatttttttaaaagaacaaGTATAGTACAACGTTTTTACAATTTGagaagaaaacaagagagaacgctatagtcgagttccccgactatctgatacccgttactcagctagtggaagggagaaggagagtcttaaagacagtttttggcggtttgtaggcgttatagtgggcgtggcagaaagtttttttggcaaatcgatagaaatttacaagactaatacaaaaatgaaaaaatatcaaaacatttttcaaaagtgtgggagtagcagctttgggcggtttgtgggcgttagagtgggcgcgtcaaaaagttttttagcaaatcgatagaaatttacaagaccattacaaaaatgaaaaaatatcaaaacatttttcaaaagtgtgggcgtagcagctttgggcagtttgtgggcgttagagtgggcgtggcaaaaagtttttttgcaaatcgatagaaatttacaagaccaatacaaaaatgaaaaaatatcaaaacatttttcaaaagtgtgggcgtggcagttttgggcggtttgtgggcgttagagtgggcgtggcaacatgaatcgacaaacttgcgctgcgtctatgtccctggagtctgtatacttaatctcaactttctagcttttgtagttcctgagatctcgacgttcatacggacagacggacagacggacagacagacggacggacagacggacatggccagatcgactcggctactgatcctgatcaagaatatatatactttatatggtcggaaacgcttccttctgcctgttacatacttttcaacgaatctagtatacccttttactctacgagtaacgggtataattaaacTCTTGTTACTGATATCGCGTTTCTGAAAATGGCTTCTGATTAATGTGATTTactttatttgaaaaaatgaaaaattaattaccaATTACCGGAAATAGATTAGCCAGCAAATTGGCAACGCGACATTTCCGCCAACAAGAGGCAATTGGCTCCAAAAAAGATAAGAAGCTCGAGAAATGGATATAAAAGCACGGGGCTTTGCAAGTGAGGTATTCAGTAAGAAGTTAAATCTAAGACTTTCAACCATGTTTTCCAAATTGTCCCTGTTGGCCGTGGTTCTCGCTTTTGGCCTGGTTTCTGGCCTCAGCCTTAGCCTCACGCTAAAGCCCAGCAAGCTGCAGTTGCCGACCAACAAGAAGATCCTCGGTCTTCAGCAGCAGACGGAGGAGCTGGCTGCTCGGGATCCTGGCACTTCGATTGCCTGTTTCGACTACTATCGACCACTTATCAACGCAGTGGCGGCCCAGTACGAGCAGGACTACAACAAGTGCGAGAAGGACTTCGAAAACGGCAAGGAACTGGTCTTCGCCGCCTGGAACAGCACTCTCTTCAACATTCAGGCTTCTGGTGATAGTGGCTGCAACACCTTCTTCGAGTGCTCCTCCATCGTGGAGGCCGTGCAAGCCTTCGACTGCTTCGCCAAAGTCGTAAGTTTCCCTGAAGTCAAGAAAATCTTCTGCTCAGCAATCTTAAAGAGAGTTCCCAATGGTGAAATATAAACTTACTTTTGCACCATTTTGTAGGGAGCCGAGCAATCGAAAATCATGTACCAAGTGTCGGCAAATGCCACCGAAGCCGCTGCCCAGATCACTATCCATTTGCAGACTTTGGAGAGCCAGGTGGAAATCTGCTTCAACTATGCCTCGAAGGATTACGTTGAGGGCACCGCCCGCTACTACGATGAACTTACCGATTGCCTTGCGGGAGCTCCGATTCCGAAGGAAACCACTGCAAATTGGTATTATACCACATAGATTCagaaaaagtttattataaaaactaaaaaaaacatataatatGAGTATGCCCAAATAAAATGTGCTTTCCTGCTTTACAATGCAAAAAGAGTGTTTACATTTATAGTTCATTTTATTAGAGCGCTTCATGAATCGTTTTTTTACATCACAACGAGTACTTGAACTATCAGAATGAAAAGGTTATATTGCACGATTTCGAACACAGTTCAGTTTTCAAAGCCCAACGCGGACCACCCGAATTTTGGAATCATATCAGTGCCGAAACCGAAACTATCCAGCTAATTTCTTTTATGTCCGCATTTAACGACAGTCCCACTGCGTTTCACCAGTTTTCCCACAGTTGGAGGGTGATGTTCGACGATATCGGGGCATCTATCAATGGTGGCTTTCCATATCCATCCACCGACCTTTGACCCATTCTGTCCACACCCAAAGGGAAAAGAAATCACCGAGTGACCTGTGGCGTTGCAGGTATACGGAATCAGTTCGCATCTTGTCTTGACCTGCGATACGTGTACTTGTTGGCATGGAATACTTCGCATTCCTTTTGAAGGACTGCCGACACATGCCGGACTTTGTTCTCAAATTTTGCGcttaattaattgtaaaatattggcTGGAAAATCAATTGCGATTGACAATTGACAATTGAGTTGTAATCGCAATGGCCAAGTAGGCGTTGAAGGATCGTCGAACTCTGGGTCTTTAGTGCTTAGTTTGGAGCGGCTTTTCGGCCGACATTGCAACGTTGCAACGCTGCAACTACAATTGCCAGTCATGTCTTCATAAATTTCATTGAATTGAACCGCCGCTCGGAGTCCAAGTTGAAGTCTtactgggactgggactcCTCAACATGCGCCAAAAACACAGAGAGAACAACAAGGGGTGCGGCGTTGGAGGTGGAGGCCGTTTGGGGGACTAGGATATACTCTCGTACCTATACCTATTGCGACTATTTCATCTTTTGCCGACGGCGTACGGCTCATGTTGTATGTAGCCTTAAATTGAATCGTTACAAATTTTGTTGCTCATTATAGCAAGCGTTTTATTGCCCAACCAGTTTTGGTCGCCATGCAAAGCAGTCGGAGTCGCAGTCGGAGTCGGAACCTCTGGAACTTGGCAACTCGGGACTCCGgggatcgggatcggaatAGGTATTGGAATCGGGATCTTGGTCTTAAGATTATGATcaccgaaaccgaaaccgaacaGAACTGAGCAGAGAATGCAACGCCCCCTTGGGGAGAAACGGTAGTCTCTAGGGTCGCAGCGTTTAATAACTTCATTAAATGCCCTTTGACATTTATGCCAGACACACTTATTTATGTGGCACTATCTGCTCGACGGATCGGTACAGGTagctggtggctggtggccCAGGAGCCCTATAAATTACATAATCATCAGATAGTGAAACTGTTTACAAGCCGAGTCTCGAGACAGGCACACCCACAGTAGCCGCAAGAGAAATGGGTACGAGATGAAAAAGGTCATCAACTATTCCTATTCTACAACCTACTCCTATTCCAATTGATTAGTTTGCCTCGGTTTTATTCAGAATTCTTGTGTTTTTATGTGCCAGCCGCGGCTCAAAGCTAATTGCTCTAATTTCCAGCTAAGACATTTTTTTCTGGCTGCCCTACAAGCCATAAATATTGTCGATCTAAAGATCAGTGATCGCAGCTTGCGCCCGCCGATTTTTATCAGGAGTCGGGCCAAAACGTCTCCCGCCGAATTTGTCGTCGGccctttggccaaaaaacaatGGCCATTTGAATTCGAAGTGGCCCAGAGAGTCCAGGGCCAAAAAGCCCAAGATTTATTGCGCCCAATGCCCTACAATCTGGCGGGTACATTGCCCTGCGCCTCCTTATCTCGCCAGACTTTCAATCTCGCTCAACTATACAgattctatatacatatgtctGTCTGAATAGCACGAGGTGGTTAGCAGCTGGTGGCTACAATCACAATCAGACAAGTGATAGTACAAACAATTCGTAATTGGCCGACTAATTGGAGCtgattcttttttattttgctgagCTAACACCACGAAATCGCTGAAAAAGTTCCATTGACAGCATATAGTGACGACATTTTTGTTATCTACCACAAACACTTGCGTTTGATCtctattaattaaaactattaattagtttgagTTGCAAAGAGTTAAAGGTACAATAACTCATGCTGCCCAAAAGGGTTTGTAATctacttaaataaatacatggcaaactataaatataGAACTCATTGCTTACATTATACCCCTATAAAATGGCTGTAATTAAGACAAGTGgagttatattttttagagCATTCCCTAGTCGTCTTGAACAGCCACTTCCTTTTTGCCTTCGATCTGCCGCTGTGATTTTTGCGTACTCCGTCCGACTCGAAGTCCCCCTAAAATGCGAGATTCAGAAAGTGATCGATATGCGGCGGCCAGTCGACAGAACTTGGCTATCTTGTGGCCATTGTGGGCACAATTCGGATCTCTGGCTGCTCGCAGtacaaaattattatgtaTCTCGGGGCGATTAACAGAcgcatttcaattttattgcGGCAGATCATTATCGGAGCGCGGATTGGacctttgttttgtttggcagCGACTGAGGCCGAAAAACTGTGCGACAACAAATCATTAGATCATGATCACGATCATAACAAAATCATAATAAAACCGAAAGCACTGAAGAAACCCCAGCCAAAGGCTTCAAAGGCGGCCCGAAATTAACATGGAGGCGCGAAGAGAAACTTTCCTTTCGCCGGACGACGCCAGTGATTTCACCCAGTGCCACAAATTGGCCAATGCCACCGCGAAGGAGAACGCGACACTACTAGGaatgcactggcagaaaataTGGCTACAATTAAAACATAAACTCAGCTGCggctaaaattaaaaaataaactcagCTTAAATGCTGCTTAAATGGGCTACAAAGGGTTGTAACCCATGAATATACATATCATTCAGAAAATTATAGTATAGATAGATTACTAGCATGGCCACTTTTAATACACGGTTAAAAGACACTAATGGAATGTCAAATAATTTGAAGTTCCTGAGACAAGACACCCCCGTTTTCCCGCAGTGCAACCTCATCATCGTCACTTTTCGACGCAATAGAGACGTGCTATTGCGGGTGGCTTTGGCAATTAGACAACAAGTGCCTGCGAGGTAATAAATAGCGGCGGTCTGTTCAAAAGCCCGATCCACTAATCAGCTGGCCAAATGGCAGAAAGTCAGAAAGTCGGACAGCAGGAGGAAAACCCGTTGAGAAGGTGTGAAAATCGTTTACCGATCGCCGATGGCAACAACGCGGCCATAATGGGCTGCAGTGGAGCGGAGttgggcaaataaattaatcagAAGGAAATCGACGACGAATGCAAACAGATGAGGGAACGGGTTACCCGCCGTTGACCGCTAATTCAcatatgatttattttataaattaggCAGCCCACTCGGAGATCAAAGCCACCATCGCACTTAGCTCCATTGGCTTGTCAAGCAAACAGTCTTGGTCTTCTGCcgttttcctcttttttgtgtctgtgtctgtggatttttaattttttttttgatcaCACCGCCTCTAAGACAAAGCACTTCGGGAGCGGCTTCTGAAACctgaaaacccaaaaaacccGAAAAAAAGCCGATCGAAGCGGGTAAATTTGTTTGTGCAGCGGCAGCGTTTGGTAATGAAACGCTAAGTGGCCAACAGTTGTTTGGCCGAGATCCTATTTACCAATCGGCCGGACTTGCCTGACAAATTGTTTGGCTGCTTCTCTCTCTGCTCATAAGCTGGATTAAAAGTTGgtttaaaataatatagtaAAAGCCAAGGGTTACTGGTAATAGTTCCCAGCCCCACGAACATTTCGCTTATCAGCTAAGAATACAACTTGATCGCTTAATCCCCGACTTTTCCAATTATGGCACTGAGAATATGTTTGCATCGAAATTGATTTGACTTGCACCCTTTATAAGGAGGGTGTTAACCGCCCGCAGCCCTCTGTTTATCCCATTCGTTCCACCCCTCGGCACAATGCGCTATGATATATGTAATTTTGATAACGAGAGCATTTAGCCGAGGAGGGTGGAGTAGGCGGCCAGTGTTGTGCCACATGGAATCGAACAAAAAATTGCTTTGTTAGCTCAAGAAAACGGGGTTCTCATAGTAACTTATTAATACATGGTATTCATAGGGATTATTCAATATTATATGcaatatatcttatatatatcatatatatatatttgtccGAAAGAATCAAACAGTTTCGTCATGAAATGTCTAGCCAACTAACTAACTATTATAAAGACTAGCTAGATCAAAGCCAACTTGGCAGCTCTGAGCAAAAGGAACTTCCTCGGATGCCGTCGTAATTTGCCCCGCAACGAATAGCGTATTCCGAATTCCGAATCCCCAGAACCCACAAACCACCCTCGCAGCTCAGATTTCCAGGGTGGTGGCTgccacatccatatccacatcctCGTCCGCATCTCCAATGCTCTCTGTTTTCAGTTGCCTGTTCTGCTGGCTGTCGACGCATATTAATCCAATTATCATGCACTGTGCACGAAATCACTTAATCGCTTCGAGATGCGGAAGGGGGAGCTGCACCAGAATGGTTACACTTGGACAACCCGTTCCGAATAATTTGGGCTTAGTTGCATTTAGTCACTGCCTCTGATTATGATTGATGCCAACTGGGCTACTGTCGCCTTGTGACAGCTCCTAAATTGGTTATAAATGCAATAATATCAAGATATCTCTTCAGAAACCAACTAATGTGGTTGTGTTGAGAAAGTCTGAAACATTTCTGTAGAACAACTTTGGTGCTGAGTAGCTTAAAAATCTAATTAAGTTCATAAAAACGCATATACTTAGTACAAGGCAATGGCAATGCtgacaataaaatattattttttaaatcacCGCTCAcagttttaattatttctacTCGAGAACTCAGTTGACCTGTGAATCTCGCAGAATATATGGCATCCACTATCCCACGAGTCGCAAACGAGAGCGAaacaatttgatttaattaaaaaattatggGATTACATACATTAATGCTTGTCAAGcaatatatatgcaaatttcccACACGCAGAAAGACACACAAGCAAAAAGAGGCggtggaaatgggaaaatgggaaaacaggATGACAGGGAGCAGACTGCGGCGAGTGTCGCAtattaaagaatattttatttgcttttattacCCAGCACGCCCAGCTTCACCCCGGTCGAAGGCCAgttgccccgcccactttccctcccaccgcccactttcccCGCCCCACTTTTCCACCGGAAACTTGCAGCGCAGACTCTGATGATATGGAACAAAACTGAGAAAAAATGCGAACATTGTCGAAATGGGGGGAAGGCAGACGAAGGCAGAGGCTGAGAATCTAATAAATTGTGGCACTGTCACTTGGCTTAGTGAAGGATAACTGGCCACACGCCCTTCCTTTCCCCCCTCCTCCCCACTCGCAAGGAAGAAAGGCAAACAGGAGCAACAACATCGCCGGGCTCATCAGAAATTCATAACGCGCCACgtaataaaaattattcaaatttttcGCAGGGCTGATGGCGTGGGCTTCGCTTTTGGGTTCGCAGAGTCAACTAAATTGCGGTGATGTTTCATAAGGATGCCTTTTTGCCAGGCGGGCGACGAACGCTGAAAAAGGACAAATCACACCCTCGATTATGATGCGCACAGTAGCGCCGAGCCACAAAAATGTACAGCAGCGGGAAGTAATGTAGGATACTTAAATACTTATAGGTGGCATGTGATAGTAATgaaagatacatttttttaaatggctTGAAGTTACTTACAATAAAGAACAGGGTAGGTCCATGTACTCTTCAACTTATGATATAATATTTTACCAGTTATAAATATACTTAGAAGAGCGCACACTTCATTTGtcttaacatttttaaaattaaaaggaTGATCTAGCTACTTTTTTGCCCGCTGCTGTGAACACATCATCATCCCATATCAGGGAAGGGAAGGTCGTGGAGGCAAGGATATGTATTCATGGGTCGTGTGGCCGAACGGAAATTGAATGATTTTGCGCAACAGTCGCGGAAGTTGCTACTTTATAGTCATTTAGTGGTTGGTCGGCGGACAATGCATCACGGCTTATCACATGGCCGGGAATTTCTTCCACCCAACGCCGCCGTTCCATGATTCAGGATTATGGCCGAAAACCACAGGCTGCCACAAGGGGGCGGGAGGAATGATGCTCAAAATTTTACAGAAATCGAGAAGTCAACGTGGCTAGGATGTCCGATAACAAAGTAGAAGTGCCGCAGGACGAGAGTGACAGCCATGTCGCTTCCCAGGCGACGTCGCTGTTTCCGCCGGAAGTGTAATTTGATACTTTTACAGCTCGAGCCTGGCTTTTCGAAAAAGGGTTCGTACAGCTCGATAGTTCGCGAGGCTCGCTAATTTCTGCAATTGACTTTTAAACCTGGCGGATGGCCACGGCGCCTGTCAGCCTTCAGAACGAAGAACGAAGAACACAGAACGCACATAACGAGCTCCttttttgtgcatttcaattcaatttcctCTCTCGCACGCGGAACTGCACTGCGGCAGCGAAGATAGACCAGAAGTTTGGCTGAATGACTGCCATGGCAGCGGGGCGAATACCTGGCCCAAATACAGTGGTCATTGCCAGGAGGGCGACATCTTAAGCTGCTTTGGCACATCCTGCTATCCAAGCTATCAGCTCTAATCTCTTAGCATAtataagttattttttatttccgcattttaaaaaataacacaTCAAGCttcttggaatttttaatttgtattgcttgttgtttgcttttagGTGTAATCTTTTTATGGAGCTTATTTCCCtagaatttgttttatatttaatattaaattagattttttTACGGCGGGAATTTTTATGCATTCGTTTCTATAGAACTCTGTGGGTCAATGgtatttaaatttctaatCACTTTATAAGTGGCAATGCCATAAACATTTGCTGATATGAAATgatactttatttttatgtataaCTACATGCCTCGGAAAACTGGCGCCCACTGTATGTGGTCACTCGTATATTTGCAATTTCGTTGGCCAGTTTCCATGGCCCGTTTTTGGCCATTGAATGAGTGGCTTTGGCTTCGTGGCCAACTCCGAATCCCCTCCTCCGTTCCCCATTCCCGATGCCCGATCGGTCGTCTATATATCCGTGGTGATGTCCGTGAGTGAGTGAACTGTCACAATTGACGTGGGGCGtataaattttacatttaacgAAAACGTAATCGAATTGCGCGAGCTGTATATGGTGcggccaaaaaataaaaaaaatgaaa from Drosophila santomea strain STO CAGO 1482 chromosome 3R, Prin_Dsan_1.1, whole genome shotgun sequence includes:
- the LOC120454259 gene encoding uncharacterized protein LOC120454259; amino-acid sequence: MFPKQAKILVFCLSLGLSLAMKLQIPFRPDAHIQELQVQSRELAEVHSDRSTQCFLIYKPKLAKIADEFETNFAACISAYDNSTALINEKYAEDRQIILRSANIGCSYPNSNCQVWTAEQQALDTVVSRLDCAAINSADSSKTFYGISANATQIAVEIQGEYTLIESRRTVCLNDADRTYVEDTSKTYDLLNDCLKNGIPTTTCEPLTTTTPAVEKTTA
- the LOC120452128 gene encoding uncharacterized protein LOC120452128, coding for MSFKAVHVLLAIGAVIVAGVPTPVEIEGESSLVLRLLSSPTMRSDLFNIDCVEYYSPLLKGHVDKYNDDFAACKASYDGSFALIDSSFGSARDELAGSVKDTCVSLMTCDGQTSNSEAFGCLASGGPSASKQLEQASYKASDNQTSLLTQVSEIKETETRCQIEAHRTYNTNHGECYDDMIACLGDPNWEFPSTNYVL
- the LOC120454204 gene encoding uncharacterized protein LOC120454204; protein product: MFSKLSLLAVVLAFGLVSGLSLSLTLKPSKLQLPTNKKILGLQQQTEELAARDPGTSIACFDYYRPLINAVAAQYEQDYNKCEKDFENGKELVFAAWNSTLFNIQASGDSGCNTFFECSSIVEAVQAFDCFAKVGAEQSKIMYQVSANATEAAAQITIHLQTLESQVEICFNYASKDYVEGTARYYDELTDCLAGAPIPKETTANWYYTT